The genomic region TTCACTAATGACACCTTCCCTTTTTGCTAACAGTTTAGGAAAAGACCAGTGACTCCTCTCCAGGAAAACATGGATAGGTAGCATCAACTGTACCTAGGTCACTGCCGCTCAGAGCGGGCTACTGACTGGAAGAGGGGAGCTTGCAAAATTAAGAAGCCAAAATTCTGAGACATCAGGTTTTGTGCCATAATTTTCAAGATATTATTTATTGTTAATTAGTATTGTGAAGGTATAAACATATATTTTCATGCCATCTTTTGGTAAGAAAAACgcactttatttatttgcatatttatttatatttatttatttttgcatatttatttacttttgcatAAGAATGTAGTTGGTCTTcagggtttatttatttatttatttatttatttatttattgaaaatatttatgtttatgtACCTAATAAATGCTTGTTGAACTATTTTTACTGCAATGTTGCGTgttattaattttcttactgaatacagaactgaaaaagaggatgcattttctttcattttgtatcACATAATGGGTTCTCAGAAGGGCAAGTGGTGGCTGAGTTGTGGGGCACAGCAAATTACAACAGCAGATTCTTGCCTCTGGTGAGTGCAGATGGTTTCCAATAGGAGGAATTATAAAAATTATctactttcttcctctcttcttgcCAGACTCAGTGTTTTCAGAGGTCTGGGTGATAAAATTCACAGATAGAAAGTAATGAACAAATAACGGTTAGTCACAGGAATTCCAAGGCCATAGCAGTGGTGGCGCTCAGACAGCATGTCAGCTGAGAATCTGGCACTGAACAGGTTTTTTCATTAACTTAAATAAGCAGGGAAATCTGATAAACATTAAGGAAGTCACTGAGCATTCTCCCTAATTCCAGTGAGCGGGGAGGACTACATCAGGAGAAGTCCTAAGAAGTAGAGCTCTGACTGTACGGTCACACACCTGCCAGTGACATAGCCAGTTACAGAGGAATGGCTGGAACAGAAGCAGCGAACACTTGAGAAAATGGGAAAGTTGTGCAAGTTTTgatatttgttttgcttttgtcttttccaaTAAGGAGCCAATCCATATTCTGCACAAACAGCTCACATTTGCTCATGGTGCAAGATAAAAAGGAAGTTTCTGGTACTGTTTGAGCAAGCTCTTGTGCAAGATGACAATTATTCCAACAATGCTTTGCTCCCTATCCCCATCTCTGCCCCTGTCCCGCAGCACTGCATTACACAGCCTGCTAGACCTCATCCTCAGAATGTTAAGGAGACAAAGTTTCTCAAGGGGACAGGTTTTGTTCAGCCTTGTTTTACAACACTAAGCCTTCCGGTTTTCTGAGTGATTTTTTCAAGCTATCTTCTTTCAGAGATCTAATTTGCAGGTAAGCATGTCAGAAATAGCAGCCAAGATTGGGAAGAGGTGGGGAAGAACTACTTTACATGCACCCCCACAGAAGTATGTGTGTATCCTAAAGGACTGGCACCAGTTTTAGTGCTACACAGATACTTACAGTAAGCGCATAACCTTTATCACCAGCAAAATCCCAGTTAAGTTACTGGGTGCTGAATCACGGCCAAGGAAGGGCTCTTCTCGTAAATTCTTCTGTCCAAAACATCAGCAATGGCTGTGCTCCCAGGACCCTAGGCAGGGCATCTGCACAGCGGCTGAACCGTATCCCTTCTTTCTCCATAGGTTATCGCTCATCAGTCAGACATGATTCAGAGGCTGGCTAGAAAtgataaaatactgcatttctgttctgtatccACTCAGAGGACACCTTTCTTAGGAACAAAACAACAACCCTCATGCTtccaaaaatgtgtttcagtgcTCTCAGAGACTGCTGAGAGAAGCACTGCAGCTTTTCTGACTTGATGACTAGCTTTGTCAAATGTCGGCTGTTCTCCCCTgttgtttctgctttgctaaTATTGTCTCTCCACAGCTGAACACGGACTCTCTGAAACTACTAATTCTcctggcaaaatatttttacgTTGAGACACTTAACAATTAAACCACTTATGAactagtgttgtggtttaaccccagccagcaactaagcaccacacagctgctcactcactcccccccacccagtgggatgggggagagaatcgggaaaaaaaagtaaaacccgtgggttgatataagaacggtttaatagaacagaaaaggagaaactaataatgataacgataacactaataaaatgacaatagtgacaataaaaggattggaatatataagtgatgcacaatgcaattgctcaccacccgctgaccgacgtccagttagtccccaagcggcaatccccccccccccccccctccccccagtttatacgctgggcatgacatcacatggtgtggaatacccccgttggccactttgggtcagctgccctggctgtgtcccctcccaacttcttgtgcccctccagccctcctgTTGGCTGcgcatcagaagctgaaaaatccttgactttagactaaacattacttatcTACTTAGATGTTACTAAACatctcatacctaactcaaaaacatagcactataccagctactaggaagacaattaactctatcccagctgaacccaggacaactAGTTAACAATCTTAGCTAACACATCCAAAGTGTTGTCCTGCTCCCCACTGAGCAAAAGCCAGACACTACGTATGTCCAGGACAAACTGCCATCTCCCCTAGACACAATACCAAGGCTCTCATTTGGCAGGCTCCTTCTTTTCAAAACCCaattgctttcttatttttagtaaAGTACTGAAATACACATGAACAACATATTTTATTAGATCACAATTTGGTCCAGTTTCCTTCCTTGACACCACCTTTTTTTCACTtcacaaaaataagaatatcCAATATCCCAATGACTAAACCATATGCACTCTAGAAATGGATTCCTGAGGAATACTCGAGAGATTTCAATTATGACATGTGTTTATCTTCTGGTTTAAACACCTATGATTATTCTAGATCCATGAcgttagaaagaaaaacaagtaactTCCTAAGTGCTTACTTTAATCGGGTGTTATTACAACTCTTCTATTGTCAGatactttctcttttcatattCTGAACAAATGAAATTTTCAGGAGAGCTTAAGTGACTTAGGTGACAATGCCTCAGTCATTTTAAGCTCATCATGTCCTGTTCAATGACTGGAGAAGCTTTTCAGTACAGAATTAAGCATCTAAATCCCTTTAGCCAAACTGAAAATGACAAAATCCTCTCAGAGAACAATAGAAACTAGTTATGTCTTGCCTTCATAAGACACTGGCTAAATAACTTCATTAGAGTCATATCAAAATATAGTCCATAAGATTGGGATGAAAAGTTCCTGTAATTATGTTTGGTATAAGTTTTTGCACAAGGCATTTAAACTCAGTGCAACGAGCTGAACAGAAATTCTACAttcagagagggagaaaagaagtcTATTTTGGCTTGGGGGGATGTCTGGTAATGCTGTATTGATTTCCAAGTGCAAGCTCAGCATTGTTGGTTAAAACTAACATCCCATGAAGAAGTGCAAACAGAAAGTGATGGATAATAATCACAttctaaagaaataatttaaaatatacagcagCAGAAGTAAGTTAGGGAATTCTGAAGTGCCACTGAACAGAATGCACAGAGATTTGGATTTCTTATGCAACACTCCCACGTATTAGGAAACCTGTGTGTACAGAAGCCACATGTTGTGCTGGAGAGCACTTGTTCAGCACTCAGGCTGCTGGGTGTGCACCTTTTCAATATAAAAACTGATGTGAAACAGAACCAGAGCAGGACGTCTGTTAAGAAGAAAACTTCTACACAGCAATGTATGGCAAAcctgttgttgttgctttggtTCTTTATCTGGTCTTAATGGCAGGGTCAGAAGGTAAGAAAATGGTCTCTTAAAACTCACATAagcaatgaataaataaataaataaataaatatgcaagtGGGCTTATGCTATGTTAATGTTGACTTTTTGCAAGAGGTGTGCATCTTCAATAAATTGTCGTTCAGAAGTAAAAAGTATCATTTGTATTTGCATCTGTTAGGATGTTGTGGCTGTTTCCAGGGGTAAAATATGCTTCTGTCAGAAAATTAGTTCATTCCTATGCCATAATATATGCCTTACCCtagattttaagaaatgtttgaattaagacaggactttttttctaaatgtgtcCATACATCTCTTCTTTTCGAAATGACAACTTTCTCCTATTTGTACTTTGATTCTTGGTAGGCGGGTTGATGATAGTTCTTCCTCAAAGCAAGAATTATGcaatttgcagaaaagaataaagaatatgAGCAGATGATCATGGCAGGAACTAGTAAACAATATGTGGACATAGTTAATGACGTTAACCTACTTTGTTCAAGTGATGCTATTCAGGTGTAGAATCTGGCCAGGCACAAATACACTATGAAAACATCTAAGTATTTTCACTTAGAGATACAAGTTTAACTTTAAATGCATCTGCAtaccagcagctctgaaaatataactgctgctgttgtgcagatGCAGTTAATTTTATCTCAAAGTCTTCAGCAAATGCGAGTGTCTGAGTAACAAGAAGGCGGCTGACAGAAGGGAATACTCTTTGCTTCACAGGAGCAAATAATGAGATTGTTCATTTATCTAGACGTAACTTATTTTTGTTCTACAGGTAAGGCCCTGGcgaagacaaaagaaaaaggcttccAGTGCCTGTGCATAAGCACTCATTCCAAGTTCATCCCTCCCAAGGCTATTCAGAATGTGAGATTAAGCCAAAGAGGACCTCTCTGCAAAAATGTGGAAATCATGTGAGCACTTTTGCAAAATATCATCTGGCTTTCAATAGGAGGAAGTGACTTGGCATTTCACACTCTAGTTACTTATTTACTTTGGGTGGAATTATATGTCCCTTGCAAAGCCTCATAGATGCTAAGTATAAGGTATTAGGCCTTCTATCCAAAGGAATAAGCTAACTGCCTGCCAATGTTACAAGCCACTTccagacagtattttaaaaatctctctatGCTAATATCTTAAATATGACAAACACCAGAGGAGAGAATTAGATCCCCATAACACATTCAGGGCACAGTTGATAATTtaggagaatgaagaaaaatcgAAGATACAATCTTGATCCCATTGACATGAATTCAAACAATTTCCACTAACTTGGTCTGCGTGTGGCAAAGTTTGAAACACTGTGAGTTATTCCCTATGTCAGAATTGCATAGTGAGCATTTTCCTGTGCAAGGAGCATGGAACTTAAATTGTAAAATCCATGTGAGTACAAAGTAAAAGATACAGTAAGCTTCATTTAAAATCACATCAGGAACTATTCACATGAATTGAATCAATGCATTCATGTAAACAGAAGGGAGCTTTCAGGTTTTTATGCTTTCACTATGGTTTCATAAGCAGATAATACCTGTACAATCATACCCTCTGAGCAGCATTGCGTGTCATCCAGTTCTACCTCACTAGTAATTGGTAATTTCAGCCaggtttgattaaaaaaaaaaaaaagtttccaagaTAATTAAGTTCCTGAAAGATCTGCTAAATTATGACCAGATGGAGAAcagaaaccaaataaaaaattcatCAGGCTCATTAAAAAGATTGCATCATAAGCACCTATACTGACatcattcattaaaaaaccccaaacttaaaTGCCCAAGTATAGAAAAagtataagaaaataatttttccctaTTTCTCTCAGAAATGCTAGCTGGAAAATATCAAACAAGTTTAATAAACGAAAGTCCAGTTACTTACTTGACAAATAGCTAAgataaatttcaaaacattagGAGAGTGGGAGGGATCCACCTGGCCTtaacttctttgtttctttcttggcAGAGCTACGCTGAAAAGTGGCAGACGAGTGTGTTTGGAACCCACTGCTCCCTGGGTCCAGCTCACTGTAAAGGCTATTTTGGCCAGGTAAGTTGTTTTCTTTACTAGAACAGCTTCAATTGAAAGCTATTTTTAGAAAgcagattttcatttcttggGACAAAAATGTTCACCCTCTTCAGGCACTAGTAATTCTTTCCAGCGTTTCTCTCTAAACCTGTATTTCTAAATGCCTGaggattaaaataatttcctagcTTTGATACCTTCCCTGTGTGTTAAGCCACCCAAAAGGTCACAGGTATGATGCACCTAAATATCCGCTGAGAGACAGCACAGTCTGGGTGCATGTTTGACACTTCCAAAAATCAAGCTCTAAAAGACTCACTTCCTCTTTCTGGGTATAATTCAGATGTACAGCTGGCATTTCTAAGCTTATTAGCTTTCACTGCTGTAAATGGGGACAGTCAGGTCCCTACTTTGCACAATTTGGACATAGGCACACGGAAGTCCTTTCTGTTGGAGCAGTACTTGCGtaaacacaggatttttttgtctttgcacaTGTCAGTTGGttgatacagtaaaaataagtcATTAACAACTTATAAGCACCTGTTGCTCTTCCTGTAGCTTGTATTAATGGtaattgtttcattaaaaaatttctGAACTCACTTTATACTTCATCTCATTACAGGGCCAGAGACAACACTGAGTCACCAATCAAAGAAAAGTCAAGGAAAAATAGACCTTGGAGTTTTTCAAGGATATGAAATAAGAGGAAACACTTGCTGATGAGAACGTCAAGGAACAGACCCCCCTTCTGCTACATTACTACAtttgatggggttttttccccccaagatAGTTGCTGATTCTACTTACTTTCTTTGCTGTGTCTATCTCTAAAACTCTATCTGTGATGCATCAAGGAATTCAAGCTCAATGAATGTGTTTTAGTGCTGtaaggacaagaataaagaagaggaaattaGTTACCCTTAAATGGCCTTACTTAACGTAGAAATAGAAAGGATACAATTAGTAAACACATGAATAAACATATAATAAGGAAGAGTCTGTGCAGCTTTGAAggaagttttcttttatgtgtttGTTACAGTTCTTTGAAGGTGACAACAAGCCTACGGATGTGGAAGGTCCAACAGGTATAGTCAAACTGTGTTTCTGAAATCCTTTCACAACCCTCACCAAACATTAGAGATAATGGGGCTAAGAAAGAAGTCTTGGAAATGGGTACATAACAGGTGAATACATAGAAATGAAGGACAGAACGAAAAGGTCAGCTTTTTTTTGATAAAGGGCCATCACCCATGGATTCCTACACCAGCTTGTGTGAGGTCCTGTTTGGTTTGGCATATCCACAACTGGTCTGGGAAGGTCATTTGCTATGAGCTGAAGTATTCTGGTGATACTAAATGGAGGGTGGTAAAGACTAGGCTCAACtatgaagaactgcagaaggaCCTTAGGAGACTCACTGAGTAGGCTGTAAACTACCAGGTGAAATTCACTGCAGGAAGTAGCGAAAATGGTTGAcgtgggaggaaaaaaatacaaagctcaTATAAAAATGACGCATTCTAGGCTGACCACTGCACATAAGAGAGAGATCTTGGGATTATGCTAAATTGTACAACAGGAATATCAGATCAGGgctcagcagtgaaaaaaacttcagaaccaaaccaaaaaacccagaaacccAACCCATACTAGGACATGAGTAAGAACTAACTACTAAAATTTGTTATGCCACTGTGTAGCTGCATGACTCACCTGCATGCAGAGCGCTGTGCAGCCCCTGGCTCCCATCTTCAAGAACACAGAGTAGAGTTGGGAAAGGTTGAAGGTAATGCAACAAAGATGAACAAATACTCCGTACAAGAAGTGATGAAGCAAACCAGATCTTTCATTCAAAAGTGAGATACTTCTGGGTGGCCAAGGGAGAAGTGAATTCACACCCATTTCTCCATGAAAGAACCATCTTTCAGAAAGTGGCAGAGATCCTCCACCAGCCAGGCCTGACAGCGGTAGCAATGTCTTCTACAAAGACCAAACATGACTTCATTTCCTATGAGTacccagaaaataatttttttggtaGTGTATCTTTAAAATCATCTACGAGACATGCCAGTCACTGAAATGGAGAATGCTGATTAAAATATGACTGACTGAAGGAAATGAAGAGTGTTCATAGGTGACGTTATCCAACAGTATTTGACTGGGTGtacctgcagcacagctgcaagCAAGTAAGCATGGACTGACACCTGAAGTACCTCCTGTGAGGTGCTTCGCTATGTCTCATCAACAGTCTAAGTCACTGCCAGCCTCAGGGTAGCTAATGACCGTGAGTTAATGGCTTTCAGAAGGAAGCAGCTACAATTAGAAATACTAAATTACCtgtattatttctgaagttataTTTATTGTGCTGTAGTTTCCACTTATAGATAGCAAGATGCAGGCAcagacacacatatatacatatatagaaaaagaaatttagaagtcatatttctgaagaaaagaatgcattatttattaatgttaataaaacaggatttttttttgcattttctttgttctcacATTAGTTCTACCTGATACTATAACAGACcacattttttgctttgcaaaaggaTTTTGCAGCTTACATATTCATTATGTTAAATGTTACTGCTCAAGGGTCCAGCAGACTGCTTATAAGACTAAACATTGGTTTAATGTGTTAATTCCCACTGCATTTATTGTTAGTTTCTTTCtaaactgtttctgtttctgtcaaaAAGGGTgttaaagatgttttttcttaatgatttgCTACATATTGTTTATATAACATccttaaatataaataaaaataaatacaacattgTTAAATATAAATCTAGTTTCTGAAGGACAGAAAGCGCTAAAGTGCAGATTCTATCAGCAATCACCAGAACAGAGATATGTGGTCACAGCAATGGAGGGCTGCAGGCAAAAATACCATGACTGCCCTGTGGAGTGTGACCTTCTGAGCCCCAGGGTGGGagggtggggtttgggggatAGCCGCAGGCTAGGCAGAACATCAGACGGCAAACGGACGTGTAGGAAACTCTCGGGACAGTCTCGTTCATGATAGGGAGTAACCCCCACTGGAACCCCCAACCAGAGCAACTTTGGATTCAAACCTGAATTTGTAAGCTGACTGAATACATCAATTGTtccttcccactgctgctccccCATGTTTTGGTAAACAGTAAGATTTGACCTGTCCAGTGGCTTGAGATCCAATGGATCAGCAAGTTTATATATAACAGCTTTTATGCAACACAGATCTCATTTATAATATTCAACAGCATATTTTTATTCAAGATTCCGACGTCTACATTTTTGCACTTCTTTCACAGGCAGGCTACCTACCTATGCTCACCTGAGTGCCACAGAGAAACTCTCCATCCATCTCTGCATACCCCGCTGTGACTGCACTGCCGGGAAGTGTTTGGGCCAACATCTGCCAAGCTGCATTGGCTGTAGTTTAAGCAGACAGTAAGATGACAGCAAGCGACATTTTAAGAGTCAGAGATGAATGCATGATGTATATTATGTCTACTGACCACTTCTAAATTAATCAAAAGTTCCTGGCACGAACTTCTCAAAACTTACCATGTGTTTCCTCCTACCACTTCCATATCTTATTTCCACAGTCAGAAAATGCTTCCTCCCAAACTCGTGAAAGGAAAACGCAACTAAAACAGTAAACACAGCCTTCATAGAGGAGGTAAAACCCCAGCTGCTAGTCCCTACCAATTCTCTAGTTGGACTTAGTATCTCTTCTGTTAATACTAGGTGGATCTAATTTATGtttaatatgaatattttttactatttgCTAATATTTTATGGTAATATTATGATGAATATTAATGTGTCATTTTCTAATATTACTAGATACCTTATATTAATATTGTCAGTGACTTTTCATATTGAATTGGatcaaatgaaacatttcatttgacCCACAAcaattttttaactgaaagctaCAATACAGAATTGACTGTTTTAAAGCAGAGCTGAAacatatttcataaataaatatgcagtcACATAAATATATACTTATAGTACATATACTTATgtattataaatacataaatcaaAAGGCaaatcaactaaaaaaaaaagctgtactgCTATTTTGTGATTCCAGAGGGATTCAGGAAAGTCCAGCATTTGCCACGATCTGACTAAGGGTACAAAACTATCTATATTGAGACActtaagtttgaaaaaaaaaaatcacaaactgacctaagcttttctcctttccttgctATCACTTCCTCATATAGCAAGTAAGACCCCAGATGTTTAGGACACATTCTGCATTTTACGTGTCTGTTTCCTACGCTCTGCCTCACTGTAACCTTCCCCAAGTGTTTGCACAACCGTGTGCCCAGTTTCTGAGCAGCGGAAGTGTATTTGCCCCTTCTGCTCTCCACATGTCAAGTGGAATGGCAGGCAAATGGCAGGCAAATGCCAAGCCCCTTCCGGGGAAAACGCGGTGGTTTCAGAACACGGAGTGGGATTTTTTCCCTGCGGAACAAGAATAGCTGGTAGAGACGACGCACAGGAGGCAGGAGTCGAGGGAGTTCACCTTGCTCGGGCTGAACCCTCGTTCCAGCGAAAGCTTTGTCCCCTGCGTCTTTGGGGTCTTGTGTGCACGAATTCTCAAGTGAGAGGTTTGAGTTTGTTTGAAACAAGACAGATACTTAATTTTCTTAGACAGAGTAATCTCATCAGCCCAGAGGCTGGAGCATTCCTCTGCAACTGGGGGGACTCAAACCAGGAAGGGAACGaagcccagctctcccccatccctcacGATGGTCTTGGTCACCAGAGCACACATGAATCCCCCTCACTGTGTCTCTTGTGTTTGGGTGTCCTTTGCTACACGCAAAGACTCTAAATGATCCCAGTCAAGATCCCAAAAGATTCCCTTTTTGACTTCTGTGTTCATTAGACAAGGTAATGAGTCacgaaaaagaaaaaacactagTTTCCGTGCTGCAGCACGGAGAACACATCCTATACCCTGCCTTGAAACACAGGCAAGGGAGGCATTTACTTCCCTCTTCAGCAGTCTTTCAGTAATCGGACTATTGCATAACTGTTGTTTTGTTCGTTACAAGCGTGCTTTTAACAGGCTTAAGCATGGAAGGTCTCTGCTTGCAGCGGTATCAGCTCACTCAGTGACGTTATCCTTCAAAAGGAGCAGCAATTCCATTTGCACAAGTCATCTCTGATGGCTGGCGGGAAAGCACACGCTGCCAAAATCAGATAATGGATTTGGAGTTCCCATAGGCAGGGGCTGGGACGAGATCGTGGGCAAAGTGTTGAAGGGATGTAGGGAGAACTTGGGCGAAGCACGGCACTCCCAGAAACACGGGTTAGAGTGCCTGGCCTTCGGGCTTGATCTCGTGTCTCAACCTTTTTATGCCACTATCGTCTCTATTACACCCCCTTCACACAGTCCCGATGAAACTGTGTCACATCAGAGAAAAAGTGGAGGTAGAGGAGATGATTTAGCTCTCAGAAAACATggtggatttttatttcattacaaacGTCCTGCTCTTTTAGACAGATACTTACTCTTAGCTCAGGGGCAGGGTTAATCATATAGGTGGAGCAGGCTCTTGCCTTCACTTTTGATCTGGGGATTTCTGCAGATCTGTTACTGCCACACTCAGGAAATAGCTGAGTCTAGCGGTAAGAAGAATAAGCAGTCAATGGTTTTACTTGGGGATTTGAGGgggaatttcctttttttgcctcagaCATTAATGACATTTCGGTGCACACCAAAATTAGATAATAAGGCTGCAAAATAGTAACTAAGACAAGTGGGATCCCTAATCAAATTTTAATTACCCTGTGTGCGTGCATACGTATGTAGAGACAcggagagaaagagagagaacgcaaaagagaaaagaatcaGCAGAACCTCATTCCAAGTAAACTGGTTAAAGATCCAACATCTACATTCTGACGCCAGTGAAACCACCCTGTTAATTTAACGTAACGTATACAACGTAATACAACATAAACAATAAAACATGACCTTCAGTAGCTGGTAAAATCCTCTCCTTTTTCAAGCCTTCAGAGAACTAagtgtatttttcagtaaagctCTCTACGACATACAGCTAAGGAGAAGCACCACTAGGAGTCTGAATTGGTATCTTTTGTTGACTCAATACTCAGTA from Aquila chrysaetos chrysaetos chromosome 1, bAquChr1.4, whole genome shotgun sequence harbors:
- the LOC115340262 gene encoding interleukin-8-like; this translates as MYGKPVVVALVLYLVLMAGSEGKALAKTKEKGFQCLCISTHSKFIPPKAIQNVRLSQRGPLCKNVEIIATLKSGRRVCLEPTAPWVQLTVKAILARARDNTESPIKEKSRKNRPWSFSRI